The following proteins are co-located in the Camelina sativa cultivar DH55 chromosome 12, Cs, whole genome shotgun sequence genome:
- the LOC104730984 gene encoding uncharacterized protein LOC104730984 — protein MCDRDHPQPSDETIFDCDEATYKSLYPLIFYKDGKTCVFWDVEDYPIPDGPDPASIYQSMKEAVKKHGCDAEVTIHAYADNNTVSDDLTRQFLDAGFEFEVFTEECKYARHCAMFCDVMLWTLENPTPSNVIVLANIIEDDFGYGIGFLSTVWSYGVLLSQPKRKWFLPIGSAPSFLTSIFDGGEEILAEAHKTIL, from the exons ATGTGTGATCGTGATCATCCGCAGCCATCCGACGAAACGATATTCGATTGCGACGAAGCCACGTATAAGAGCCTCTATCCGCTGATTTTTTACAAGG ATGGTAAGACGTGTGTGTTTTGGGATGTGGAGGATTACCCAATCCCAGATGGTCCCGATCCTGCTTCGATTTACCAAAGTATGAAAGAGGCTGTAAAGAAGCATGGTTGTGATGCGGAGGTGACGATTCATGCTTATGCTGATAATAATACGGTTTCCGATGACTTGACACGTCAATTTTTGGATGCTGGATTCGAATTCGAAGTCTTTACCGAAG AGTGTAAATATGCGAGACATTGCGCCATGTTTTGTGACGTTATGTTGTGGACACTGGAAAACCCGACACCATCAAATGTGATTGTGCTCGCAAACATAATCGAAGACGACTTCGGTTATGGTATCGGATTTTTGTCTACCGTCTGGTCATATGGTGTTCTCTTATCCCAACCTAAGCGAAAATGGTTTTTGCCTATTGGAAGCGCACCCTCGTTTTTGACAAGCATATTTGATGGAGGAGAGGAGATATTAGCGGAAGCTCACAAGACAATATTATAA